In a genomic window of Ipomoea triloba cultivar NCNSP0323 chromosome 3, ASM357664v1:
- the LOC116014342 gene encoding transcription termination factor MTERF6, chloroplastic/mitochondrial — METTSSHSSGIMWFFKDRGFDDKSIHEMFQKCRRLEGMQRQNASENWDYLKSIGIKERKLPSIIRKCPKILTLGLHEKLVPMVQCLATLGTKPDEVASAITKFPHILSHSVEEKLCPLLAFFEALGITEKQIGKMILINPRIISYSIESKISQIVDFLSNLGLSKEGMVGKVLVKHPSIMGYSVDKRLRPTSDFLKSLGLTEHDLQRVIINFPAILCRDVNKILKPNISYLRSCGFEASQIAALVTHYPPVLIKSINNSLQPRIRFLVDVMGRRIDEVADYPDYFRHGLKKTLELRQKVLTQKNIDCSLSEMLDCNDKKFLSKFGLVE, encoded by the coding sequence ATGGAAACTACAAGCAGCCACAGTTCTGGCATTATGTGGTTCTTCAAAGATAGAGGTTTTGATGATAAAAGTATTCATGAAATGTTCCAGAAGTGCAGGCGTCTTGAGGGCATGCAGAGACAAAATGCCTCGGAAAATTGGGATTACTTGAAAAGTATAGGCATCAAGGAGAGGAAACTTCCTTCCATTATTCGAAAGTGCCCCAAGATCCTTACTCTGGGCTTGCATGAGAAACTGGTTCCAATGGTGCAGTGTCTTGCAACATTGGGAACAAAACCTGATGAGGTAGCTTCTGCCATAACTAAATTTCCTCACATACTCTCTCACAGTGTTGAAGAGAAACTCTGCCCACTGCTTGCTTTCTTTGAAGCTCTTGGTATTACTGAGAAGCAAATCGGCAAGATGATACTGATAAACCCCAGAATTATCAGCTACAGCATTGAATCCAAGATTTCACAAATTGTGGATTTTCTTTCCAATCTGGGCCTATCCAAGGAAGGGATGGTTGGAAAAGTACTGGTGAAGCACCCATCTATAATGGGTTATAGTGTCGATAAGAGGCTGCGTCCCACTTCTGACTTCTTGAAGTCGTTGGGTCTAACAGAACATGATCTGCAAAGAGTGATTATTAACTTCCCTGCAATTTTGTGCCGAGATGTGAATAAGATCTTGAAGCCCAATATCTCATACTTGAGATCATGCGGATTTGAAGCCAGTCAGATTGCAGCTTTAGTGACCCATTATCCCCCTGTTCTGATTAAGAGTATCAACAATTCTCTACAACCGCGGATTAGGTTTTTGGTAGATGTGATGGGCAGACGAATCGATGAGGTTGCAGATTATCCAGACTACTTTAGGCATGGCTTGAAGAAAACATTAGAATTGAGACAAAAAGTTTTGACACAGAAGAACATAGACTGTAGCCTGAGTGAGATGCTGGActgtaatgacaagaaattccTTTCTAAGTTTGGTTTAGTTGAGTAA